The Calditrichota bacterium nucleotide sequence AGCACATCAACCACCACCTGGAGCTGGCGCGCACGTACAAGATGGTCGGCAACTGGGAGGCCGCCAAGAAGCACTACGAGCAGGTCATTGCCTTGCCGGTGGCGGATGCCGACGATCCGACTTACAAAGAGGAAGCAAAGCAGGAGTTGCAGGAGGTCGAGAAAAAGTTGCACTGAGCTCGTCGCCTTGCAGTGCATGGAAAAGGGCTGGCCAGCATATTGGCCAGCCCTCTTTGCTGTGGGCAGTCCCGGCGAGTGCTGAGGGGACGCAGTGGCGGTGTGCGAGGCGCCTCCTATCTCCATTGCCTGTGCTCGCCGGCTCCCCCCTTTGTCTTGGCTCCCTACAGACGGATGAGCAACCCGAGGGTGGCTGCGTAAAAGTCCGCTTTCACCTCTTCGCTGCCCGGCACGGCAGAAAAGTCATAGTCGAGGAAGACGTACCGCACGTCTCCTGCCAGACACAGGCTGCCGAGAGGTATTTCCAATCCCAGGCCAAAGTGCCAGCCGAACTGCTGCTCGTTCTCTGGTTCTCCGGCCAAGAGTCCGGCCAGCGGCGTGTATTCAACTTTGCTGTTGTACCAACCCGCGCCGATCAGGCCGTACAAGATGGGCAACGGATAGACTAGGCCGGTGACCATTACCGGCCAGCTGGTAACGGTCATCCGCCCGCGCATGTACTCTTCCTTGCGAAAGTCCACAGAACCCTCTACGCCGAGGGCCGAGGTGAGGTGCAGTCGCGCCGCGGCGCCCGCAAAGAGCTTCCCTTCGTCGGCATCTTGGGCCTTGTAGTACCCCACACGGGGCCCGAGCGAAAAGCGTCCGCCCGCCATGGCGGCAACGGGGAGAATCATCACAGCAGTGAGGGCGAGCACGGCAATTCTTTTCATGGGGTCTTCCTCCTAGTGTGTGAGAAGCCTCTGCTCCAGCAGGAATCCCAGTCCTACATTCACCGATGCGGCGCCTCGTCAAGCCCCCTGGAGTTCATTCCACTTTTGCTGCCTCATGATACGAGCTTTCGGCAAGAGCGTTGGTGAGCCGAATCACATTCTTGCTAACTTTCTAGCTGTCCCCCGCATCTTCTTTGCCTCAGAGACAAGTCCCGAAAAGCATGCCAAAAGCTTCTATCTATGCCATGAGCCTACACACTTCTTCGTGGAAGAGAAAACCTCGGTGCGTCAGGCGAATACGCTCCGCGTCCACCAAGGCAAGCGGGTACTGGCCGTCCAGACAGAGTCTGGCAGCGCGCTCAGTGGTCATGCGGGCCCACTCGCGTGGCAGGGCGCCCAGGGCAAGACCCTCTGCAGTGCGCAGGGCGAGCATGAAGGTCTCCAAACGCTCCTGCTCCTCGGACAGGACCTCCTTTTCT carries:
- a CDS encoding outer membrane beta-barrel protein — protein: MKRIAVLALTAVMILPVAAMAGGRFSLGPRVGYYKAQDADEGKLFAGAAARLHLTSALGVEGSVDFRKEEYMRGRMTVTSWPVMVTGLVYPLPILYGLIGAGWYNSKVEYTPLAGLLAGEPENEQQFGWHFGLGLEIPLGSLCLAGDVRYVFLDYDFSAVPGSEEVKADFYAATLGLLIRL